From the genome of Candidatus Dormiibacterota bacterium, one region includes:
- a CDS encoding peptidoglycan DD-metalloendopeptidase family protein encodes MNKKFYTIMIVPHAAAKFRRIKISRNFLIAAGSFLGLVFTAGLMFPHYLLRSSQLSANLQRMSQENQELRKANEKFDESLADLRSRLAEFETKATKFAMLAGVEDPQSQQLAAGGSSFDLKGLSPKASQAVIESEINTLKERSGVLQDTFRVLDVAFQKQSLLLSSTPSIYPVHGLLGNGYGWRRDPFTGMRDFHQGLDLVAPIGTKVVAPADGIVTRVGQSGGFGNSIFVSHGYGIITRYGHLSAYNVKVGQRVKRGDVIGMVGTTGRSTGPHLHYELLVHQRNVDPIKYILEEYRSF; translated from the coding sequence ATGAACAAGAAGTTCTACACCATCATGATTGTCCCGCATGCCGCCGCGAAGTTCCGGCGCATCAAGATTTCCCGGAACTTCCTCATCGCGGCAGGCTCTTTCCTCGGTCTGGTCTTTACCGCCGGCCTCATGTTTCCTCATTATCTCCTCCGCTCCAGCCAGCTGTCCGCGAACCTCCAGAGGATGTCCCAGGAGAACCAGGAGCTGCGGAAGGCGAACGAGAAGTTCGACGAGTCCCTGGCTGACCTGCGCTCGCGGCTGGCTGAGTTCGAGACCAAGGCGACCAAGTTCGCGATGCTGGCCGGGGTGGAGGATCCCCAGTCCCAGCAGCTCGCCGCGGGGGGGAGCTCCTTCGATCTCAAGGGGCTGTCGCCGAAGGCGTCGCAGGCCGTCATCGAGTCCGAAATCAACACCTTGAAGGAGCGCTCCGGCGTCCTCCAGGACACCTTCCGGGTGCTCGACGTGGCGTTCCAGAAGCAGTCGCTCCTGCTGTCGTCGACCCCCAGCATCTACCCGGTGCACGGGCTCCTGGGGAACGGCTATGGCTGGCGGCGTGACCCGTTCACGGGGATGCGCGACTTCCACCAGGGCCTCGACCTGGTGGCACCGATCGGGACCAAGGTGGTGGCCCCGGCCGACGGCATCGTGACCCGGGTCGGCCAGAGCGGCGGATTCGGCAACTCGATCTTCGTCTCCCACGGCTACGGGATCATCACACGGTACGGCCACCTCTCCGCCTACAACGTCAAGGTGGGGCAGCGGGTCAAGCGCGGCGATGTCATCGGGATGGTCGGCACCACCGGGCGCAGCACCGGGCCGCACCTGCACTACGAGCTCCTGGTGCACCAGCGCAACGTCGACCCCATCAAGTACATCCTGGAAGAGTACAGGTCGTTCTAA
- the secA gene encoding preprotein translocase subunit SecA — translation MIDAILKKIVGTKNERELRKLQPRVAAINLLEPGVRLLTDDQIRARTLELKQRVQEGASLDDVLPEAFALCREAGRRTVGMRHFDVQLIGGMVLHHGKIAEMKTGEGKTLVATLAAYLNALTAKGVHVITVNDYLARRDAAWMGPIYRFLGLSVGVIQHDMDDAARKEAYAADVTYGTNNEFGFDYLRDNMKYSLDAMVQRGHHYAIVDEVDSILIDEARTPLIISGPSEESTEIYARADTIIPRLKKEEDYTVDEKARTVALTEEGVEKAETLLRVENLYDPGEMELNHAVQQALRAHVLFRRDVDYVEKEGQVIIVDEFTGRLMPGRRWSDGLHQAVEAKEKVKVQKENQTLATITFQNYFRMYGKLAGMTGTADTEAVEFDKIYRLEVMIAPTNRPLIRVENADVVYRTEREKFDAVVEEIEDLHKKGQPVLVGTISIEKSEHLSELLKKRRIPHVVLNAKYHEKEAEIVAQAGRLQAVTIATNMAGRGTDILLGGNAEFLARREIGEQGIDPATVTSEQWKERMERHQARCVTEHDQVVALGGLHILGTERHEARRIDNQLRGRAGRQGDPGSSRFYMSLEDDLMRIFGSDRISGLMKRLGMEEGVPIEHRMVTRAIERAQKQVEARNFEIRKHLLEYDDVNNKQRTEIYRLRRELLEGKGQKEYLLQKAEEILNYLLDSTCGADADPEDWQTDELRNGLLRYFGLDVQTLGIDWSKVSAPELRERLWAQVQARYEEKERTMGGDAMRQHERALMLYVIDTAWKDHLLAMDHLKEGIGLRGYGQRDPLTEYKKESFVMFGLMKERIEDEIIMNLWRMDAAVATQQKEMRTRRERDLTYSAPAKEAPQPAQRAGARVGRNDPCPCGSGKKYKKCHGSEEGSGTPARPAAPHGARV, via the coding sequence TTGATCGATGCCATCCTCAAGAAAATCGTCGGCACCAAGAACGAGCGCGAGCTCAGGAAGCTGCAGCCTCGGGTCGCCGCCATCAACCTCCTCGAGCCCGGCGTGCGCCTCCTCACCGACGATCAGATCCGGGCCAGGACTCTCGAGCTGAAACAGCGCGTGCAGGAGGGCGCCTCCCTGGACGACGTCCTGCCGGAGGCGTTCGCCCTCTGCCGCGAGGCCGGCCGGCGGACCGTCGGCATGCGGCATTTCGACGTCCAGCTCATCGGCGGCATGGTCCTGCACCACGGCAAGATCGCCGAGATGAAGACCGGCGAGGGCAAGACCCTGGTCGCGACCCTGGCCGCCTACCTGAACGCCCTGACCGCCAAGGGCGTCCACGTGATCACCGTGAACGACTACCTGGCGCGGCGCGACGCGGCCTGGATGGGCCCCATCTACCGCTTCCTGGGGCTGAGCGTCGGCGTCATCCAGCACGACATGGACGACGCCGCCCGGAAGGAGGCCTACGCCGCCGACGTGACCTACGGCACCAACAACGAGTTCGGGTTCGACTACCTGCGGGACAATATGAAGTACTCGCTGGACGCCATGGTGCAGCGCGGACATCACTACGCGATCGTGGACGAGGTCGACTCGATCCTCATCGACGAGGCGCGCACGCCGCTCATCATCTCCGGCCCCTCCGAGGAATCGACCGAGATCTACGCCCGAGCCGACACGATCATCCCGCGCCTGAAGAAGGAGGAGGACTACACCGTCGACGAGAAGGCGCGCACGGTGGCGCTCACCGAGGAGGGTGTGGAGAAGGCCGAGACCCTCCTGCGGGTCGAGAACCTGTACGACCCCGGTGAGATGGAGCTGAACCACGCGGTCCAGCAGGCGCTCAGAGCGCACGTCCTGTTCAGGCGCGACGTGGACTACGTGGAGAAGGAGGGGCAGGTCATCATCGTGGACGAGTTCACCGGCCGCCTGATGCCGGGCCGCCGCTGGAGCGACGGCCTGCACCAGGCGGTCGAGGCCAAGGAGAAGGTCAAGGTCCAGAAGGAGAACCAGACCCTCGCGACCATCACCTTCCAGAATTACTTCCGGATGTACGGCAAGCTCGCCGGCATGACCGGGACCGCCGACACGGAGGCCGTCGAGTTCGACAAGATCTACAGACTCGAGGTCATGATCGCCCCCACGAACCGGCCGCTCATCCGCGTCGAGAACGCGGACGTGGTGTACCGCACGGAGCGGGAGAAGTTTGACGCCGTCGTCGAGGAGATCGAGGACCTGCACAAGAAAGGGCAGCCGGTCCTGGTCGGCACCATCTCCATCGAGAAGTCGGAACACCTGAGCGAGCTCCTCAAGAAGCGACGGATCCCGCATGTCGTCCTGAACGCCAAGTACCACGAGAAGGAGGCCGAGATCGTCGCGCAGGCCGGGCGGCTCCAGGCGGTGACCATCGCCACCAACATGGCCGGGCGCGGCACCGACATCCTGCTCGGGGGCAACGCCGAGTTCCTGGCGCGCCGGGAGATCGGGGAGCAGGGGATCGACCCGGCGACCGTGACGTCCGAGCAGTGGAAGGAGAGGATGGAGCGGCACCAAGCGCGCTGCGTCACCGAGCACGACCAGGTCGTGGCGCTCGGGGGGCTGCACATCCTGGGCACCGAGCGGCACGAGGCGCGGCGTATCGACAACCAGCTGCGCGGCCGCGCCGGGCGCCAGGGCGACCCGGGCTCGTCCCGGTTCTACATGTCCCTCGAGGACGACCTGATGCGCATCTTCGGGTCGGACCGCATCTCCGGCCTGATGAAACGCCTCGGCATGGAGGAGGGGGTCCCGATCGAGCACCGCATGGTGACCCGCGCGATCGAGCGGGCCCAGAAGCAGGTCGAGGCGCGCAACTTCGAGATCCGCAAGCACCTCCTGGAGTACGACGACGTCAACAACAAGCAGCGCACGGAAATCTACCGCCTGCGCCGCGAGCTGCTCGAAGGGAAAGGCCAGAAGGAATACCTGCTGCAGAAAGCCGAGGAGATCCTGAACTACCTCCTCGACTCGACCTGCGGGGCCGACGCGGACCCCGAGGACTGGCAGACCGACGAGTTGCGGAACGGTCTCCTGCGGTACTTCGGTCTCGACGTGCAGACGCTCGGGATCGACTGGTCGAAGGTGAGCGCCCCGGAGCTGCGCGAGCGTCTCTGGGCGCAGGTCCAGGCGCGCTACGAGGAGAAGGAGCGCACCATGGGCGGGGACGCCATGCGCCAGCACGAGCGCGCCCTCATGCTCTATGTCATCGACACCGCCTGGAAGGACCACCTGCTGGCGATGGACCACCTCAAGGAGGGGATCGGCCTGCGGGGTTACGGCCAGCGCGACCCGCTGACCGAGTACAAGAAGGAATCCTTCGTCATGTTCGGGCTGATGAAGGAGCGGATCGAAGACGAGATCATCATGAACCTGTGGCGCATGGACGCCGCGGTGGCGACCCAGCAGAAGGAGATGCGCACCCGCCGCGAGCGGGACCTGACGTACAGCGCCCCGGCGAAAGAGGCGCCCCAGCCGGCGCAGCGCGCCGGCGCCCGCGTGGGCCGGAACGATCCCTGTCCCTGCGGGTCGGGAAAGAAATACAAGAAGTGCCACGGTTCGGAAGAGGGGAGCGGGACTCCGGCCCGGCCCGCGGCCCCGCATGGAGCGCGGGTCTAG
- the guaB gene encoding IMP dehydrogenase — MLDGAIPDALTFDDVLLLPARSDVVPSRVDVTTHLTRNIRLNIPLVSAAMDTVTDSRLAIAMAQQGGIGIVHKNLPMEAQAAEVDKVKRSESGMIVDPVTIGPEQKIAEALELMQRFKISGVPVTDRGGRLLGILTNRDLRFETRTDLPVSAVMTKEDLVTVPVGTTLEEAKSILHKHKIEKLLVVDRDYHLKGLITVKDIQKMIKYPHACKDALGRLRVGAAVGVGPDEIERARLLVEARADVIVVDTAHGHSAGVMDMVRRLRKTLSGVDLVAGNVGTEEAAEDLMKLGVDAVKVGVGPGSICTTRVVTGVGVPQITAIAQSALAARRHGVPLIADGGVKFSGDITKALAAGASSVMIGSLFAGTEEAPGETILYQGRTFKAYRGMGSIGAMRRGSADRYFQDAAAEDKLVPEGIEGMVPYKGSLQALVPQMVGGLRAGMGYCGAADIETLRQQARFIRVTSAGLKESHAHDVVITKEAPNYRME; from the coding sequence ATGCTGGATGGAGCGATCCCGGACGCGCTGACCTTCGACGACGTGCTCCTGCTGCCCGCCCGCTCGGACGTCGTGCCGAGCCGGGTCGACGTCACGACGCATCTTACCCGCAACATCCGGCTCAACATCCCTCTGGTCTCGGCGGCCATGGACACGGTCACCGACTCCCGGCTGGCGATCGCCATGGCCCAGCAGGGCGGCATCGGCATCGTGCACAAGAACCTGCCGATGGAGGCGCAGGCGGCCGAGGTCGACAAAGTGAAGCGCTCCGAGAGCGGCATGATCGTCGACCCGGTCACCATCGGGCCGGAACAGAAGATCGCCGAGGCGCTCGAGCTGATGCAGCGGTTCAAGATCTCGGGCGTGCCGGTCACCGACCGGGGCGGCCGCCTGCTCGGAATTTTGACGAACCGCGACCTGCGATTCGAAACCCGCACCGATCTTCCGGTCTCGGCGGTGATGACGAAGGAGGACCTGGTCACGGTCCCCGTCGGCACGACGCTCGAGGAGGCCAAGTCGATCCTGCACAAGCACAAGATCGAGAAGCTTCTGGTCGTCGATCGGGACTACCACCTGAAGGGCCTGATCACCGTCAAGGACATCCAGAAGATGATCAAGTACCCCCACGCGTGCAAGGACGCGCTCGGCAGGCTGCGCGTCGGCGCCGCCGTGGGCGTCGGGCCCGACGAGATCGAGCGGGCCCGCCTGCTCGTGGAGGCGCGCGCGGACGTCATCGTGGTCGACACGGCGCACGGCCATTCGGCCGGCGTTATGGACATGGTGCGCAGGCTGCGCAAGACGCTCTCGGGCGTGGACCTCGTCGCGGGGAATGTCGGGACCGAGGAGGCCGCCGAGGACCTGATGAAGCTGGGCGTCGACGCGGTCAAGGTCGGAGTCGGACCCGGATCGATCTGCACGACGCGCGTGGTGACGGGGGTCGGCGTGCCGCAGATCACCGCCATCGCCCAGAGCGCGCTCGCGGCGCGGCGGCACGGCGTCCCGCTCATCGCCGACGGCGGCGTCAAGTTCTCCGGCGATATCACCAAGGCCCTGGCCGCCGGGGCTTCCTCGGTGATGATCGGATCGCTCTTCGCCGGCACCGAGGAAGCGCCCGGCGAGACGATCCTCTACCAGGGCCGGACGTTCAAGGCCTACCGCGGGATGGGGTCGATCGGGGCGATGCGGCGGGGCAGCGCCGATCGATATTTCCAGGACGCGGCCGCGGAAGACAAGCTCGTGCCCGAGGGGATCGAGGGGATGGTCCCTTACAAGGGCTCGCTGCAGGCGCTGGTCCCGCAGATGGTCGGCGGCCTGCGCGCCGGGATGGGGTACTGCGGCGCCGCGGACATCGAGACTCTCAGGCAGCAGGCGCGCTTCATCCGCGTCACGAGCGCGGGTCTCAAGGAGAGCCACGCGCACGACGTGGTGATCACCAAGGAAGCCCCGAACTACCGGATGGAGTGA
- the tsaE gene encoding tRNA (adenosine(37)-N6)-threonylcarbamoyltransferase complex ATPase subunit type 1 TsaE, translated as MPSRTLVTRSEEETRLLGQDLSRSLLAGDVILLTGDLGMGKTVFARGIAQGLGVSEEDVRSPSFTLVNRYDGRVTLYHIDLYRIDRPEDLDELGLEEILGVDGIAVVEWAERLGPYHPERVVSVRLVDRGGDVREITIEDRRSSHSIR; from the coding sequence ATGCCCTCCCGGACCCTGGTCACGCGCTCGGAAGAGGAGACCCGCCTCCTCGGACAGGACCTGTCGCGGAGCCTCCTGGCGGGAGACGTAATTCTTCTCACCGGCGATCTGGGCATGGGCAAGACCGTCTTCGCCCGCGGCATCGCCCAGGGCCTGGGCGTGTCCGAAGAGGATGTGCGCTCCCCCTCCTTCACCCTGGTGAATCGCTACGACGGCCGGGTGACGCTCTACCACATCGATCTGTACCGTATCGACCGGCCGGAAGACCTGGACGAGCTGGGGCTGGAGGAGATTCTCGGGGTGGACGGGATCGCCGTCGTGGAGTGGGCCGAGCGTCTGGGACCCTACCATCCGGAGCGCGTCGTCTCCGTCCGTCTCGTCGACCGCGGCGGCGATGTCCGCGAGATCACGATCGAGGACCGGCGGTCCTCTCACTCCATCCGGTAG
- a CDS encoding GNAT family N-acetyltransferase produces the protein MKDNQGTTSSGQRAAGPSGSVIAGAPRGAPGRGVSSVAARAAILRVVIRPARPGDLEEATLVERRVWGRLGASLNELQRRLFALPEAFLLAELQRPGQAPRIVGLTNGLLWTRDFPRSYLDYERILPSASHNPRGDVLYLASVGVEPNLRGHGIGLRLVQEAIEVGRRRHLKQVRLIGNSRSRPLHERAGLEVVRTLPRLFRQHRDLMPQPVLMELSLV, from the coding sequence ATGAAGGACAACCAGGGAACGACGTCTTCGGGCCAGCGCGCGGCCGGTCCATCGGGCTCGGTGATCGCCGGGGCGCCGCGGGGCGCGCCCGGCCGGGGGGTCTCGTCCGTCGCCGCGCGCGCGGCCATCCTGCGGGTGGTCATCCGTCCCGCCCGGCCCGGCGATCTGGAGGAGGCGACGCTCGTCGAAAGGAGGGTGTGGGGCCGGCTGGGCGCTTCGTTGAACGAGCTGCAGAGGCGCCTGTTCGCGCTGCCCGAGGCGTTTCTGCTCGCCGAGCTGCAGCGCCCCGGCCAGGCGCCCCGGATCGTCGGCCTGACCAACGGACTCCTGTGGACGCGTGACTTTCCGCGATCCTACCTCGACTACGAGCGGATCCTGCCTTCCGCATCCCACAATCCGCGCGGGGACGTCCTGTATCTCGCTTCGGTGGGCGTGGAGCCGAATCTCCGCGGTCACGGCATCGGTCTGCGTCTCGTCCAGGAGGCGATCGAGGTGGGCCGCCGCCGCCACCTGAAGCAGGTGCGGCTGATCGGTAACAGCCGATCGCGTCCGCTCCACGAGCGCGCCGGTCTCGAGGTCGTCCGCACACTCCCCCGGCTGTTCCGGCAGCACCGCGACCTCATGCCGCAACCGGTGCTCATGGAACTGTCGCTCGTCTGA
- a CDS encoding NAD(P)H-hydrate dehydratase has protein sequence MRHIDRRAVSRFGVPEIVLMENAGLRLLEVLQRIEGDLRTRRILLLCGRGNNGGDTFVLARHLHNQGIPFAALLFGRRRDVRGSALVNLKALTRLGAPPREVTGRGEWRTARALLDTSDLIVDGILGTGLSRPVQGFLATVIEDVNAARALVLAVDVPSGLSGDSFEIPGPCLRADHTVAFVRPKLPHVFPPAESMCGRLHVVDIGLPNEAVVAERADLDLLRAEELSSLLPKRRADSHKGDYGHALVVAGSRGKGGAARMSALGALRAGCGLVTAAVPSGLQSGFVSRAMEVMTEGLPETPEGTLAESGLNRILALLEGKQAIGIGPGLTTHPETCRIVRDVVRRARVPVVLDADGVNAFAGNETALSGRLRPLVLTPHPGEMGRLLGMSGKDVQSRRLQLAREFARRHRCHLVLKGHRTLVATPEGRVHVNPTGNPGMATGGSGDVLTGLLLGLLAQGIETTDAVRLGVYLHGLAGDLAAAEVGEAPLIARDILQHFPAALLSLRPPRSNERAEARGARRTG, from the coding sequence ATGCGCCATATCGACAGGCGCGCCGTCTCCCGGTTCGGTGTGCCCGAAATCGTCCTGATGGAGAATGCCGGTCTGAGGCTGCTCGAGGTCCTGCAGCGCATCGAGGGGGATCTCAGGACGCGGCGCATCCTGCTTCTGTGCGGGCGTGGAAACAATGGGGGAGACACCTTCGTCCTGGCGCGGCACCTCCACAACCAGGGGATTCCGTTCGCCGCCCTCCTGTTCGGCCGGCGCCGCGACGTGCGCGGCAGCGCCCTCGTCAACCTCAAGGCCCTCACGCGGCTCGGCGCGCCGCCGCGCGAAGTGACCGGGCGGGGCGAATGGAGGACCGCCCGCGCCCTTCTCGACACGAGCGATCTGATCGTGGACGGGATCCTCGGCACCGGGCTGTCGAGGCCCGTGCAGGGGTTCCTCGCGACGGTCATCGAAGACGTGAACGCGGCGCGTGCCCTGGTGCTGGCCGTCGATGTCCCGAGCGGTCTGTCGGGCGATTCCTTCGAGATCCCGGGGCCCTGCCTGCGGGCGGACCACACGGTCGCTTTCGTCCGGCCGAAGCTCCCTCACGTGTTCCCTCCCGCCGAGTCGATGTGCGGGCGACTGCACGTGGTCGACATCGGGCTGCCGAACGAGGCGGTCGTCGCCGAGCGGGCCGACCTGGACCTGCTGCGCGCGGAGGAGCTCTCATCCCTCCTGCCGAAGCGCCGGGCCGACAGTCACAAGGGGGACTACGGTCACGCCCTGGTGGTCGCCGGGTCGCGCGGCAAGGGCGGGGCCGCGCGGATGTCGGCTCTCGGCGCGCTGCGCGCGGGCTGCGGCCTGGTGACCGCTGCCGTGCCGAGCGGTCTGCAGTCCGGCTTCGTCTCGCGGGCGATGGAAGTGATGACCGAGGGACTGCCCGAGACCCCGGAGGGGACCCTGGCCGAATCCGGGCTCAATCGGATCCTGGCCCTTCTCGAGGGGAAGCAGGCGATCGGCATCGGCCCGGGATTGACCACCCATCCGGAGACGTGCAGGATCGTCCGCGATGTGGTGCGCCGGGCGCGCGTGCCGGTCGTCCTGGATGCCGACGGCGTGAACGCCTTCGCGGGGAACGAGACGGCCCTTTCCGGACGGCTCCGCCCGCTCGTCCTGACCCCCCACCCGGGAGAGATGGGGCGTCTCCTGGGGATGTCCGGCAAGGACGTGCAGTCCCGCAGATTACAGCTGGCGCGCGAGTTCGCGCGTCGCCATCGCTGCCATCTGGTCCTCAAGGGACACCGGACGCTGGTCGCGACACCCGAGGGCCGGGTGCACGTGAATCCCACCGGCAATCCTGGCATGGCCACCGGCGGGTCCGGGGACGTCCTCACCGGCCTCCTCCTGGGTCTTCTGGCCCAGGGGATCGAGACCACCGACGCGGTCAGGCTGGGTGTCTACCTGCACGGGCTGGCCGGCGACCTCGCAGCGGCCGAGGTGGGCGAGGCGCCGCTCATCGCGCGCGACATCCTGCAGCACTTCCCCGCGGCGCTCCTGAGTCTCCGCCCGCCGCGGAGCAACGAACGAGCCGAGGCTCGCGGCGCCCGGAGGACCGGATGA
- the aroC gene encoding chorismate synthase, which yields MLRFLTAGESHGPALVAILDGMPAGLGLLAADIDVELKRRQHGYGRGGRMKIEQDRVAILSGVRHGRTLASPIALQIANRDWANWQKAMAIEPVDVEDVERKRVTRPRPGHADLAGALKHDVEDARDILERASARETTARVAVGAVCKKFLREFDVEVASHTVSLGAAALPPLTEVPWDRIVAAEGSPLRCADAGVEQRMVEEIDRAMQARDSVGGAFQVVARGVPPGLGSHRHWDLRLNARLAAAICSIQSIKAIAIGDGVEAAGRMGSEFHDEIHYDRPARRFYRTSNHAGGLEGGITNGEEIRVRVYVKPLSTLPKALHSVDLKSKDEFQAQVERTDVSAIAAAGVVGEAMTAFVLAEAFLEKFGGDSLKEITRNHRGYLEQLREF from the coding sequence GTGCTGCGTTTTCTGACGGCAGGGGAATCGCACGGTCCGGCCCTGGTCGCCATCCTGGACGGGATGCCGGCGGGGCTCGGGCTCCTGGCCGCCGACATCGACGTCGAGCTCAAGCGCCGGCAGCACGGCTACGGGCGCGGCGGGCGGATGAAGATCGAGCAGGACCGGGTCGCGATCCTTTCCGGCGTGCGGCACGGGCGCACCCTCGCCAGCCCGATCGCGCTCCAGATCGCCAACCGCGACTGGGCGAACTGGCAGAAGGCGATGGCGATCGAACCGGTCGACGTCGAGGACGTCGAGCGCAAGCGGGTCACGCGCCCGCGGCCCGGGCACGCCGATCTGGCCGGGGCCTTGAAGCACGACGTGGAGGACGCTCGCGACATCCTCGAGCGGGCCTCGGCGCGCGAGACGACGGCGCGCGTGGCCGTGGGGGCGGTGTGCAAGAAGTTCCTGCGGGAGTTCGACGTGGAGGTGGCGAGCCACACGGTGTCGCTGGGAGCGGCCGCGCTCCCTCCCCTGACCGAGGTGCCGTGGGATCGGATCGTGGCGGCGGAAGGGTCGCCGCTGCGCTGCGCGGACGCCGGAGTCGAGCAGAGGATGGTCGAGGAGATCGATCGCGCCATGCAGGCGCGCGACTCCGTGGGCGGCGCGTTCCAGGTCGTGGCGCGCGGCGTTCCCCCCGGTCTGGGGAGCCACAGGCACTGGGACCTGCGCCTGAACGCCCGGCTGGCGGCCGCGATCTGCTCGATCCAGTCGATCAAGGCGATCGCGATCGGGGACGGCGTCGAAGCCGCGGGAAGGATGGGGTCGGAGTTCCACGACGAGATTCACTACGACCGGCCGGCGCGGCGCTTCTACCGCACCTCGAATCACGCCGGCGGCCTGGAGGGGGGCATCACCAACGGCGAGGAGATCCGTGTGCGGGTCTACGTCAAGCCGCTGTCCACGCTGCCCAAGGCCCTGCACAGCGTCGATCTCAAATCGAAGGACGAGTTCCAGGCGCAGGTGGAGCGCACCGACGTATCGGCCATCGCCGCCGCGGGTGTCGTGGGCGAGGCGATGACCGCATTCGTCCTGGCCGAGGCGTTCCTGGAGAAGTTCGGCGGCGACTCGCTCAAGGAGATCACCCGGAACCACCGGGGATATCTCGAGCAGCTCCGGGAATTCTAG
- a CDS encoding P1 family peptidase, translating into MLAYGRMPGARPASSLTDVPGFRVGHATDSRGLTGCTVVLCGDGAVPGLDVRGLAAGLRDTGPCEPAHLVPVVHALLLSGGSAYGLDAAAGVMSFLERRGIGFRVRDAIVPIVPAAILFDLSAGSPRARPTPAMARRACRAASSRPVLQGNVGAGTGASVGKMHGIRRAMKSGLGSASRRKGALVVGALTVVNAWGDVIDPRTGSIVAGLRDRPDGSALPGTTRELLRAGLPFRAGAGARARGRPAATGDAPPPPSTTLGVVATNARLTKVEATSVARAAQVACARCIAPVWTRFDGDVVFCLSRGRVRADPLVVGALATEAMQEAILRAALLARAVAGLPAARDLDRRADL; encoded by the coding sequence ATGCTAGCATACGGTCGCATGCCCGGCGCCCGTCCCGCCTCGAGCCTCACCGACGTCCCGGGGTTTCGCGTCGGGCACGCGACGGACAGCCGCGGCCTCACCGGCTGCACGGTCGTGCTGTGCGGCGACGGCGCCGTCCCCGGCCTCGATGTCCGCGGTCTCGCGGCCGGTCTGCGCGACACCGGTCCCTGCGAGCCCGCGCACCTGGTCCCCGTCGTGCACGCGCTCCTCCTGTCCGGCGGCAGTGCCTACGGCCTCGATGCCGCGGCCGGTGTGATGTCGTTCCTCGAGCGACGGGGGATCGGCTTCCGCGTGCGCGACGCCATCGTGCCGATCGTCCCGGCTGCGATTCTCTTCGATCTGTCGGCGGGGAGCCCGCGCGCCCGCCCCACCCCCGCCATGGCCCGGCGCGCCTGCCGGGCGGCCTCCTCGCGGCCGGTTCTCCAGGGGAACGTGGGCGCGGGGACGGGGGCCAGCGTGGGCAAGATGCATGGCATCCGGCGCGCCATGAAATCGGGCCTCGGCTCGGCGTCGCGTCGTAAGGGCGCGCTCGTCGTGGGCGCCCTGACCGTGGTGAACGCCTGGGGCGACGTCATCGACCCGCGCACCGGCTCGATCGTCGCGGGTCTGAGGGACCGCCCGGACGGCTCCGCTCTCCCCGGCACGACGCGGGAGCTTCTGCGTGCCGGGCTCCCGTTCCGTGCCGGAGCGGGTGCCCGCGCCCGCGGGCGCCCGGCCGCGACGGGGGACGCTCCGCCTCCTCCCTCCACGACGCTGGGCGTGGTGGCGACGAACGCCCGGCTGACCAAGGTCGAGGCCACCTCCGTGGCGAGAGCGGCCCAGGTCGCCTGCGCGCGCTGCATCGCTCCCGTCTGGACGCGCTTCGACGGGGACGTCGTGTTCTGCCTGTCGCGCGGCAGGGTCCGGGCCGACCCTCTCGTGGTGGGGGCCCTGGCGACCGAGGCGATGCAGGAGGCGATCCTGCGGGCGGCGCTTCTGGCCCGCGCCGTGGCGGGACTGCCGGCGGCGCGCGATCTCGATCGCCGCGCCGATCTCTAG
- a CDS encoding MGMT family protein, with protein sequence MKDIPAFERIWRLVARVPRGRVATYGQIARMAGLVHGARTVGWALRALPSGHRVKGRPVPWHRVINAQGSISLRGWDGGGASRQAAALRREGIVLLTGGRIDLRRYRWAGPGRSS encoded by the coding sequence GTGAAGGACATCCCCGCGTTCGAGAGGATCTGGCGGCTCGTGGCCAGGGTGCCGCGCGGCCGGGTCGCGACCTACGGGCAGATCGCCCGCATGGCGGGGCTGGTCCATGGGGCGCGCACGGTCGGCTGGGCGCTCCGTGCCCTTCCGTCCGGTCACCGCGTGAAGGGCCGGCCGGTGCCCTGGCATCGCGTGATCAACGCGCAGGGATCGATCAGCCTGCGCGGCTGGGACGGCGGGGGAGCGTCGCGCCAGGCCGCGGCGCTGCGGCGCGAGGGAATCGTGCTACTGACCGGAGGCCGGATCGACCTGCGTCGTTACCGGTGGGCCGGCCCAGGGCGCTCCTCCTGA